A genomic segment from Corythoichthys intestinalis isolate RoL2023-P3 chromosome 2, ASM3026506v1, whole genome shotgun sequence encodes:
- the LOC130930930 gene encoding sterol 26-hydroxylase, mitochondrial, whose protein sequence is MSPSSPRLFSMYRRRGSLGLWTRTIFQARAEVAKLKTIDDLSGPTLSKTLFWLFVKGYADKSHLLQGLQKNLYGPIWRSKFGPFDLVNVASPELIAQVIHQEGRYPVRALLPHWKEYRDMRGQAYGLHVDKGQEWYRIRSALNPKMLKLQEVSAYAPVIHQVVEDLLQRIEFLRRRSPDKATVSDVAAELYKFGFEGISSILFETRLGCLQEDIPKETERFIAAVNDMLTVSEIVIIFPRWTRRILPFWKRFVRAWDDLYDTAQMLIDKRLVDIQTRTERGEVTEGLYLTYLLSSDKLTQSEIYISVTELLLGGVDTTSNTLSWALYHLARDPRAQDRLHSEVNAVCAHKRQPSMEDLKGMPYLKAVIKETLRLYPVVPGNGRFVTENEVIVDNYWFPKKTQFHLCHYAVSRDPAQFPHADAFVPERWLRGDRVTPGSFQHHPYSFIPFGVGVRACVGKRVAEMEMYFALCRLVQHYEVRPGDDSTPVEAKTRTLLIPAKPISLHFLHRA, encoded by the exons ATGTCTCCTTCTTCACCTCGCCTCTTTTCAATGTACCGACGTCGAGGTTCGCTCGGCCTCTGGACGAGGACAATCTTCCAGGCAAGGGCTGAAGTGGCCAAACTGAAGACCATCGATGACTTGTCCGGACCCACTTTATCCAAAACTCTTTTCTGGTTGTTTGTCAAAGGCTACGCAGACAAGAGCCACTTGTTGCAG GGTCTTCAGAAGAATCTGTACGGGCCCATCTGGCGCTCCAAGTTTGGCCCGTTCGACCTGGTCAATGTGGCGAGTCCTGAGCTCATTGCCCAGGTGATCCATCAGGAAGGACGCTACCCTGTGCGGGCATTGTTGCCACATTGGAAGGAATACAGGGACATGAGAGGACAAGCCTATGGCTTGCATGTGGA CAAAGGGCAAGAGTGGTACCGGATCCGCAGCGCTCTGAACCCAAAGATGCTGAAGCTCCAGGAAGTGTCTGCCTACGCTCCCGTCATCCACCAGGTGGTGGAGGATCTCCTGCAACGCATCGAGTTCCTCCGCCGTCGTAGCCCAGACAAAGCTACCGTTTCCGACGTGGCTGCCGAGCTCTACAAATTTGGCTTTGAAG GTATTTCTTCCATTCTGTTCGAGACCAGGCTGGGCTGCTTACAGGAGGACATCCCTAAAGAAACGGAGCGCTTTATCGCTGCCGTCAACGACATGCTGACAGTGTCTGAGATTGTTATTATATTCCCACGCTGGACCCGCCGCATCCTTCCTTTCTGGAAGCGCTTTGTTCGGGCCTGGGATGACCTTTATGACACAG CGCAGATGCTCATTGACAAGAGATTGGTTGACATCCAAACCCGGACGGAGCGAGGTGAGGTGACGGAGGGCTTATACCTGACCTACCTGCTGTCATCTGACAAGCTAACCCAGTCAGAGATCTACATAAGCGTAACAGAGCTGCTGCTGGGTGGAGTCGACACG ACCTCCAACACGCTGTCATGGGCGTTGTACCACTTGGCGAGAGACCCGCGGGCTCAGGATCGACTGCATAGTGAGGTGAATGCCGTGTGTGCCCACAAACGTCAGCCTAGCATGGAAGACCTTAAAGGAATGCCCTACTTGAAGGCCGTCATTAAAGAAACATTACG CTTGTATCCTGTTGTTCCTGGCAACGGGCGTTTTGTTACGGAAAATGAGGTGATCGTGGACAACTACTGGTTCCCAAAAAAG ACTCAGTTCCATTTGTGCCACTACGCCGTCAGTCGAGACCCGGCTCAATTCCCCCATGCTGACGCATTTGTGCCCGAGCGATGGCTTCGTGGTGACAGAGTGACACCAGGCTCTTTTCAGCACCATCCGTACAGCTTCATCCCCTTCGGCGTGGGTGTGCGAGCCTGTGTGGGGAAGAGAGTGGCCGAGATGGAGATGTACTTTGCACTGTGCAGG CTGGTGCAGCACTACGAGGTCCGTCCGGGAGACGACAGCACCCCCGTCGAGGCCAAAACGCGGACGCTGCTCATCCCCGCAAAGCCCATCAGCCTTCATTTTCTGCACCGAGCATGA